A stretch of the Esox lucius isolate fEsoLuc1 chromosome 2, fEsoLuc1.pri, whole genome shotgun sequence genome encodes the following:
- the saxo2 gene encoding stabilizer of axonemal microtubules 2, translated as MKRLCICEICSCGRHRCPHQPTALYGKASETCVLTEYTEKFPAYGGHSPPQSLKPLAVNQGDMGRMEGTTTFKTDFVPYKVTRRPGRQQAEYEPSPGDIDLGTTYSLDFSPYEVQPFAPSRPRERVQATGAKLDTVPTYKEDFRQWGVCKRELKKPELTFHPPDGRFVGHTTFQDDFLPRGLVPRESFKPPVIPAVSDIPFNGVTSNQLTYVPHLLEARYVKPPEPYKPSSQPLQDLTTNRRDYQGLPGQLAQSCKPDPVKMASDVPFQSSTEFKERFLEWPVALPLLHKSLDYVSPTEHMDMTTTSGADYIPHNIQPFISAKPFNRSTKSTAPFQGRSTMRDDFQPWVAKRQGIVKKPEEMQRASGRMDDLTTFKAHYTPHQLKPTVSFKPANAPLRTQAPMEGGTMYSTEFTPKRISICPASYESPPGFAFEKSDDRGHKFYRKLSSNNRNKMVVMPKVVPVVS; from the exons ATGAAACGTCTATGCATATGTGAGATCTGCAGCTGTGG GCGCCACCGCTGCCCCCACCAGCCCACAGCTCTGTATGGAAAGGCCAGTGAGACATGTGTCCTGACAGAGTACACAGAGAAGTTCCCTGCCTATGGTGGACACAGCCCTCCCCAAAGCCTGAAACCCTTGGCTGTCAACCAGGGTGACATGGGGAGGATGGAAGGAACCACTACTTTCAA GACTGACTTCGTTCCCTATAAGGTGACTCGACGGCCGGGGAGACAGCAGGCTGAGTACGAGCCAAGTCCTGGAGACATAGATCTGGGGACTACTTACAGTCTGGACTTCAGCCCTTATGAGGTCCAGCCCTTTGCCCCCTCCAGACCCAGGGAGAGAGTACAAGCAACTGGGGCTAAACTGGATACAGTCCCCACTTATAAAG AGGATTTCAGACAGTGGGGGGTCTGCAAACGGGAGCTGAAGAAACCGGAACTGACGTTCCACCCTCCAGACGGCAGGTTTGTCGGCCACACCACCTTCCAGGATGACTTCCTCCCCCGAGGTCTTGTCCCCAGAGAGAGCTTCAAGCCCCCTGTTATCCCTGCTGTGTCTGACATCCCCTTCAATGGTGTGACCAGTAACCAGCTGACCTATGTGCCCCACCTTCTGGAGGCACGCTATGTGAAGCCTCCAGAACCCTATAAACCCAGTAGCCAACCCCTGCAAGACCTCACCACCAACCGGAGAGACTACCAGGGCCTGCCGGGACAGCTGGCCCAAAGTTGTAAGCCTGACCCTGTCAAG ATGGCATCTGACGTTCCTTTTCAGAGCAGCACAGAGTTTAAGGAGCGTTTTCTGGAGTGGCCGGTGGCCCTGCCTCTGCTGCACAAGAGCCTGGACTACGTCAGTCCCACTGAGCACATGGACATGACCACCACGTCTGGTGCCGACTACATCCCACACAACATCCAGCCCTTTATCTCCGCCAAGCCCTTCAATCGCTCCACCAAGTCAACAGCTCCCTTCCAG GGCCGCAGCACCATGAGAGATGACTTCCAGCCCTGGGTGGCCAAGAGACAGGGCATAGTCAAGAAGCCTGAGGAAATGCAGAGAGCCAGCGGACGCATGGATGACCTCACAACCTTCAAG GCCCACTATACGCCACACCAGCTGAAACCCACTGTGAGCTTCAAGCCGGCTAATGCCCCCCTGAGGACACAAGCCCCAATGGAGGGTGGTACCATGTACAGCACAGAGTTCACCCCCaagag AATCAGCATTTGTCCAGCCAGCTACGAGTCCCCTCCTGGCTTCGCCTTTGAGAAAAGCGATGACAGGGGACACAAGTTCTACAGGAAGTTGTCATCTAACAACAGGAACAAGATGGTTGTCATGCCAAAAGTGGTGCCTGTGGTGTCATAA